One segment of Falco rusticolus isolate bFalRus1 chromosome 3, bFalRus1.pri, whole genome shotgun sequence DNA contains the following:
- the CEBPD gene encoding CCAAT/enhancer-binding protein delta — MSAATLYSLESPACYKSWCLEPANFYDAKVGSGGGPGPACKPGGRGGCGMSGEEAGGGLGGSGTNLAELSAAAPAMYEDESAIDFSSYIDSMSAVPNLELCNDELFADLFNSNHKPERGGDYGEYLPPGGGAGRDPAKDLGAAMTTLLGAEPRTASSSSSSSSSSSSSSSSSRGALKQEPDWSDSDLSSSLLPSQIATCAQTIMNLSGQPTPPTSPEPPGSSSPSSCSTRSPGPAGPGSAQGAPPPPAAGGKERGGKKCVDRFSPEYRQRRERNNIAVRKSRDKAKRRNQEMQQKLLELSAENEKLHKKIEQLTRDLTSLRHFFKQLPSASFLQPGSGTDCR, encoded by the coding sequence ATGAGCGCCGCCACTCTCTACAGCCTGGAGTCCCCGGCATGTTATAAGAGCTGGTGCCTGGAGCCCGCCAACTTCTACGACGCCAAGgtgggcagcggcggcgggccgggTCCCGCCTGCAAGccggggggccgcggcggcTGCGGGATGAGCGGCGaggaggcggggggcggcctGGGGGGCAGCGGCACCAACCTGGCGGAGCTgagcgccgccgccccggccaTGTACGAGGACGAGAGCGCCATCGACTTCAGCTCCTACATTGACTCCATGTCGGCCGTGCCCAACCTGGAGCTCTGCAACGACGAGCTCTTCGCCGACCTCTTCAACAGCAACCACAAGCCCGAGCGGGGCGGGGACTACGGCGAGTACTTGCcgccgggcggcggcgccggccgCGACCCCGCCAAGGACCTCGGCGCTGCCATGACCACCCTGCTGGGCGCCGAGCCCCGcaccgcctcctcctcctcctcctcctcctcctcctcttcctcctcctcctcctcctcccgcgGCGCCCTGAAGCAGGAGCCGGACTGGAGCGACAGCGACCTCTCCTCCTCGCTGCTGCCCTCGCAGATCGCCACCTGCGCGCAGACCATCATGAACCTGAGCGGGCAGCCCACGCCGCCCACCTCCCCCGAGCCGCCgggcagcagctccccctccagctgcagcacccgctccccgggccccgccggccccggctcGGCGCAGGGCGCCCCGCCACCGCCGGCCGCCGGCGGGAAGGAGCGCGGCGGCAAGAAGTGCGTGGACAGGTTTAGCCCCGAGTACCGGCAGCGCCGGGAGCGCAACAACATCGCGGTGCGCAAGAGCCGCGACAAGGCGAAGCGGCGCAACCAGGAgatgcagcagaagctgctggagctCTCGGCCGAGAACGAGAAGCTGCACAAGAAGATCGAGCAACTCACCCGAGACTTGACCAGCCTCCGGCACTTCTTCAAGCAGCTGCCCAGCGCCTCCTTCCTGCAGCCCGGCTCGGGCACCGACTGCCGGTAA